CCATTTTGCTGCTGGAGAGGGAGAAATAAGTATTGTTAAGCTTCTTTTACAAAAAGGGGCAGATATTAATGTTAGAAATAAAGCAGGCAACACGCCGTTACATTATGCTGTCTATATGAACAAGGTTAACATGGTTAAATTTTTATTGTCAAATGGTGCCGATGTGAATGTTCAGAATAAAGCAGGAGAGACGCCTCTTTACCTTGCGGCTAAAAATGGTAGTTACAGGATTGTGAAATTGTTGCTTGAATCGGGAGCCGATGCTAATCTTAAAACGAAAAAGGGTCTTACTCCTCTTTCCATTGCTGCGATGAAAGGATATATTAATATAGTGAAGCTTCTTGAAAATCATGATAGAGCGGGGAATATTTAAAATAATTTTAAAGAAGGGGTTATGAAAAGGGGATTTGGAATTTTTTGGGAAGTAAAAATGTTGAAAAGTATATTGACATTGATTTGCTCTTTTACTAATATTTCTATTGCAAATAATTCTTATTACCAATAAGGAGGTGGAGTATGGCTCTGGTAGGACAGAAAGCTCCTGAGTTTGAGCTTCAGGCGTATGACCCAACAACAGACAGCTACACATCAGTAAAGCTTGCCGATTATGTTCCTAACAATGATGGTAAGTTTCTGATTGTATGCTTCTATCCGGCAGATTTCACATTTGTCTGACCAACGGAATTGGCTGCGGTCGCAGCTATGCACGAAGAGATTAAGAAGCGTGGTGCTGAAGTAATCGCAATCTCAACAGATACGGTGTTTAGTCACCAGATTTTCTGCAAGGTAGAGCCTCTTATGAAAGATGTTAAGTTTCTTCTTGCTGCTGATCCGACAGGAGAAACAGCAAGAAAGTATGGCGTTTACATGGAAGATGCAGGTATTGCAAGAAGGGGAAGATTTATCATCAATCCTGACGGGGTGATTGTTGCCGAAGAGGTTCTCAATCCACCGGTTGGTAGGAGCGTTAAGGAACTTCTCAGACAGCTTGATGCATGGAAGTATGTTTATGAACATCCTGATGAAGCTTGTCCTGCAAACTGGAGACCTGGCAAGACGACACTCAAGCCCGGTCCGGACATTGCGGGTAATGTTGGAAGTGTGGTAACCATCGATGAAATTCTTTCAGAGTAAAAGGTTATTAGAACTTAATAAAGAGAGATGGGAACTAAACTCCCATCTCTCTTTGCTTTAAAGAGCAAAAAATTGAGATTACAACAAACTCCAAGGAGGATAAGATGGACTTTCTCCTGACGCTATCCCGTCTGCAGTTTGCGATGACAGCCTTTTTTCACTTTATTTTTGTCCCTCTTACGCTTGGTCTTTCAACGCTTATTGCGATTATGCTCACCATTTATTACAAAACGGGAAATGAAACTTACAAAGAGATGGCGAAATTCTGGACAAAACTTTTTGCCATTAACTTTGCTATCGGTGTGGCAACAGGTATTGTCCACGAATTTGAATTTGGTATGAACTGGTCTGTCTATTCCCGTTTTGTAGGTGACATTTTCGGTGCTCCGCTTGCTTTTGAAGGATTGATGGCATTTTTCTTGGAATCAACTTTCATAGGTATTCTTATCTTTGGATGGGATAGAGTACCCCAAAAAGTTCACCTATTAGCTGCGTGGCTTACAGCTATCGGTAGTAACATATCTGCTTTCTGGATTCTTGTTGCGAACGGCTGGATGCAGCATCCTGTTGGTTCAAAACTTGTTGAAGGTCTTGCAGGGAAAAAAGCCGTTCTTACAAATTTTGCAAGCATCGTTTTAAATCCAGTTGCCGATACAAAGTTTATGCATACGATAACGGCTGGGTTTATCCTTTCTGCAATTTTTGTTTTGAGCATTAGTGCTTATCACCTTCTCAAAGGAAACAATATCGATCTCTTTAAAAAGTCAGCTTTTATCGCTATCGTGTTTGGTTTAATGGCTTCTGTTGCAGAGATGGGTATAGGACACGTTCATACAATAGAAGTTGCAAAAGTTCAGCCCACAAAAATAGCAGCTGCCGAAGCTCTGTGGGAGACGAAGAAAGGTCCTGCCATTGCGATTGCTGCCTGGGCAGATCAGAAAGGTCAGCGCAACGTTTTTGAAATTCCTTCAATTCCGGGATCACTCAGTATGATGCTATACAATTCGCCATCTGCTGAGGTGAAGGGTCTTAAAGATCTTCAAAAGGAGTTTGAAAAAGTTTGGGGTCCTGGCAACTACATTCCTCCTGTAAACATTACTTTCTGGTCATTCCACCTCATGATATATCTCGGGATGTTCTTTGTTCTTCTCTTTGCTGTTGGACTTTTAAAGTTTAAGAATCTGGAAAACAGCAAGACATATCTTAAAATTGCTTTGTTCTCTTTGCCGCTGCCCTACATAGCAAACTGGCTTGGTTGGGCTATGGCAGAGGTAGGAAGACAACCGTGGATAGTCTATCCTCTTAACTGGAAGGACAATACTTCAGTGGCACTTAAAACGGCAGAAGCCGTTTCAAAAATTACTAACTTTGAGATTCTCACAAGTTATGTGATTTTCCTCGTGATATTTACAGGTCTTGCGATTGCAGACTTTTACCTCCTTGCAAAATATGCTTCAAAAGCACCTGAAAATCATTAATCTGGCGGAGGTGTAGCTATGAATTTTGATTTACAATCAATCTGGTTTTTACTTGTAGGGGTGCTTATTATCGCCTACCTTGTAACAGACGGTTTCGATTTTGGGGTTGGTATTTTGCATCCGTTTATTGCGAAAAATGACGTTGAAAGAAGAACAATGCTTAACTCTATTGGTCCTGTATGGGACGGAAATGAGGTGTGGCTCATTACTGCAGGTGCGGCAGTTTTTGCTGCGTTTCCGGAACTTTATGCTGCACTGTTTAGTTCTTTATACATAGCACTTTTTGTTGTTCTTGTTGCGCTGATAATGAGGGCGTGTGCTTTTGAATTTAGAAGTAAAGAGGAAAATCCATCATGGAGAAACTTCTGGGATTGGATGGTGTTTTTTGGAAGTGCAGCTCCTGCTCTTTTGGTGGGGGTTGCAATTGGTAATGTTCTCGCCGGACTGCCAATAATTAACAGTTTAACAAGAGGTGATTCACTTTCTGGTTTTGTGTACGCTGAAAAGTTCCCTGTTAGCTTTCTGAATCTTATCAATCCGTTTACAACTCACGGCCTTTACGGACTAATTGTTGGTGTAACGACATTCCTTTTCTTTACGCTTCACGGTGTTTCATGGCTTCTCTGGAAAACAGAAGGGACTATAACGGAAAGAGCAAAGTCAGTGGCTACAAAGCTCTGGTTTGCTTTTGTCGTTTTCTACGTTCTTTGTCTTGGTTTCGGTTATACGATATCTTTCAAAATTGGCGATGCTTCAAAACTTTCATTTTTAGGACTTCCTCAAAATCTTGTAGAGGCTATAAAACCTCACATAAACAATGGAGTTATAGAGCATGCACTTTTCAGAAGCATGCCACTTGAGATTCTTATGATTATTGCAGCAGTTGTTTGTGCAGTTCTTTATTTCTTTTTCGTTCAGAAGTCTGACGGGAAAAGGGCTTTTCTATTCTCTGCTTTAACGGTTGCTTTTGCAACACTTGGTGCTGCTATTGGTGCTTATCCGTTTATGGTTCCGTCATCTCTTGGTGTTGAAAACAGCATTACCGTTTACAACGCTGCTTCAAGCACTTTGACTCTCACTGTTATGCTTATAGCAGCGCTCATTTTTGTTCCTATCGTTATTGCCTATCAGGTTTGGGCTTATAGAATCTTCCTCTTTAAGATTTCTCCGGAAAGCCTTGAAAGAGAGCTTAAGGCCGAAGGTGAAGAAGCAGAACTTTATTAATACCGGAGGTAACTATGTGGTTTGTTCTTGCTATTATCTGGTATGTAGTGCTCACTATGGCAACGATTAAAATAGCTCAGGCGAAGTTAGAGGGGTAACCCTCTAACTTCCACTTAACCTTTTGAGGTTGTGTATGAAAGGGCTGAATAGAGATATAGAGGAGCTTTTGGATCAGGGATTGTCATTTAAAGATGTCCGGAAGCATCTGGAAAAGAAATATAAGAAAGAGCTTTCATTTACGGCCATTTCTTACTTTACTTACTTTTTTATTTTTGGATTTCCGGTTTTGATAGTTGCGGCTGTTTTTCTCAAGTTTGGAAACCTTACAGGAACTGCTTACTACATTGACAGGTTAATTCTTCTACTTGGTGCAATGGCAACCTTGAAAGGTTTTGTTGGACATTTTGTTTCTGTGTTTTTAAGAAGAGAGAAGTTTGAAGAGGAGTTCAAGAAAGTAAGACGTTTAAGGGAGGCAGATTATGGAAAAAGTTCAGGATAATACTTTAAGAAATCTTTTCTTTGCGATTTTCGGTGTTTATCTTCTTGTTCTTTTCTTAACTTCCATTTCAATGCTTTGATTATGTGGGGGGCAACCCCCTTACATAATTAAGGTTCTATAACGTCTTTTTTCAGATATTTTCTGAGAACGTCAGGAATTATGACTGAGCCGTCCTTCTGTTGGTACTGTTCAAGTATTGCTATTACTGTTCTTCCAACGGCAAGACCTGAACCGTTCAAAGTGTGAACGAATCTTGTTTTTCCCTCTTTGTCTCTAAATTTTATCATTGCTCTTCTTGCCTGAAAATCCTCACAGTTGCTGCATGAAGAGATTTCTCTGTATCTGTTCTGCGAGGGAATCCATACTTCTATATCATAAGTTTTTGCTGCTGAGAATCCGAGGTCTCCGGTGCACAGAGCAACGACTCTGTAATGAAGGTTAAGGAGTTGAAGAACTTTTTCAGCTTCGTTTACAAGTTTTTCCAGTTCTTTGTAAGATTCATCAGGATGGACAATTTTAACAAGCTCTACCTTGTTGAACTGGTGGAGTCTCATTATTCCTCTTACATCTTTTCCATGAGATCCGGCTTCTTTTCGAAAACACGGAGTGTATGCTGTGTAGTATTTTGGCAGTTCTTTCTCTGGCAGGATTTCTCCTGCATGGATGTTTGTAAGAGGAACTTCAGCTGTAGGTATCAGCCATAAATCTTCACCCTCTATTTTGTAAAGGTCTTCTGCGAATTTTGGAAGTTGGCCTGTCCCTATGAGTGTTTTTGTGTTTACCATGAAAGGAGGAATTATCTCTTCGTAGCCATGCTCTTCTGTGTGAAGATCAAGCATGAAGTTTATCAGAGCCCTTTCTAACTTTGCTCCCCAATTTTTATAAATGACGAAGCGTGAACCTGCGAGTTTTGTTGCTCTTTCAAAATCTAATATGTCAAGTTTTTCAGCTATATTCCAGTGAGGGACGGGCTCAAAGTCAAATTCAGGCTTTTCTCCCCAGTATCTGACAGTAACGTTTTCTGTTTCGTCTTTTCCAACAGGCACTGTTTCGTGGGGAATATTCGGGATTGCCAGAATTAGCTTGTTAAATTCAGCTTCAACATTTTTTAAAACTTCTTCCAGTTCTTTGCTCTTTGCGGAAGCTTCTTCAGCCTGCTTCTTTTTAAGGTTGGCTTCGTCGATTTTTTTCTCTCTGTAAAGTGTGCCTATCTCTTTTGAAAGTTTATTTCTTAAAGCCTTTAAGGATTCGAGTTCGGTTATTATTTCTCTTCTCTTTCTGTCTATTTTAAGTAGAGCATCTAATTTCTTTGAAAGTTCCGGATTTCTTAGAGAGAGTTTCTCTTTTATCTTTTCAGGATTTTTCCGGATCTCTTTTATATCAAGCATTTTCGACTTCCTCCTCTACCTTTGATACTGCAACTACGCTATCATCATCAGAAAGTCTCTGGACTCTTACGCCTCTTGTATGTCTACCTATTATGCTTATGCTTCCTGCGTTTATCTTTATCACTTTTCCTTTTTTGGAGACGATAACGATGTTTTCATCGTCTTTTAGCGTTATTGCATCGGCTATTTTTCCGGTTTTTTCGTTAAGCTTTGCTGCTATAACGCCTTTTCCGCCTCTTCTCTGTATTGGAAATTCGGATATGAGAACGCGTTTTCCGTAACCTTTTTCGGTTACAATCAAAAGGTATCGGTCGTCGGGATGTATCACTGTGGCAGCTACAACTGCATCGTCATCTTTGTCGAGTAACATTCCTCTTACGCCTCTTGCGGCTCTTCCCATCTGTCTTACATCTTGAACGTGGAATCTTATGGCTCTTCCTTTTCGTGATATTAATATTACATTATCTTTTTCTGAAACAGTTCCGATATATATAAGCCTGTCTCCAGGTTCCATGTTTATTGCTGTTATGCCTGTTGAACGGGGGTGGGAAAAGTCTGAAAGTTTAGTTCTTTTTACGTAGCCTTTTACAGTAACAAAGAAAAGGTCAAGATTTTCGTTAAAGTCTTTTACCGGAATTATTTTTGATACGTTTTCATTTCCTGAAAGTCCCTGTAAAAGACTTCTGATTGACTGCCCTCTTGTAGCTCTTTCTGATTTTGGAATTTCGTAAGCTTTCAACCAGTAAACTCTTCCTCTGTTTGTAAATACAAGTAGATAGTCAAGGGATGAAGCTGTTATTATCTCTTTTACAAAGTCGTCTTCTCTTGTTTTTATCCCTTTTATGCCTGTGCCGCTTCTTCCCTGCGTTCTGTAAGTGCTTGCAGATACTCTTTTTACAAATCCTTTGTGAGTGAGGAAGATGACAACTTCTTCATCTTCTATCATTGATTCTATGTCGATTTCTGCATCTTTAGAGACTATTTTTGTTTTTCTTTCATCACCGTAATGTTTAATGATGTCATCCATATCTTCTTTTATGAGTCTTTTTTGTTCTTCGTCTGATTCTATTACGAAGTGGTAATATTCAATATCCTTTTTGAGTTTTGCGTATTCTTCTTCTATCTTTTCTCTTTCAAGGCCCGTAAGTCTTTGAAGTTTCATATCGAGTATGGCTTTTGCCTGCTTTTCGGAGAGTCCAAACTCTTTCTGGAGCTCGTTTCTTGCAACTTCTGGATTTTCTGCGCCTTTAACGATGGCCACAATTCTATCTATGTTTTCAAGGGCAATTCTCAATCCTTCCAGTATGTGGAGTCTCGCTTCCGCTTTTCGGAGTTCGTATGCAGTACGTCTTAGGATAACTTCTCTTCTAAACTTTATAAATTCTGTCAGATAGGTTTTTAGGTTGAGAAGTTTAGGTTGACCGTTGACAAGAGCTATCATGTTGAAGTTAAAGTTTGTTTGAATAGGCGTAAATTTATAAAGTTTGTTTAAAACAACTTCAGGAGTTGAATCCCTTTTCAGTTCAATTACTACGCGTATTCCTTCTCTGTCTGATTCGTCTCTTATATCTGCGATTCCTTCTATCTTCTTCTCTTTTACAAGTTCGGCTATGTGTTTTATTAGTGAAGCTTTGTTTACCTGATACGGAAGTTCTGTTATTATAATGGCTGTTCTCTTTTTTAGTTCTTCTATCGTATGTTTTGCTCTTAGTGTAACACTTCCTCTACCTGTTTGGTAGATTCTTTTTATTGCTTCAGGGTTTATTATCTCAGCGCCTGTCGGAAAGTCGGGACCTTTTACAAATTTGAGAAGCTCGTCGATAGTCGTATTTTCGTGGTCGACTAAATATTTGATTGCCTGACATACCTCTGTCAGGTTATGCGGTGGAATGTTTGTTGCCATACCTACCGCAATTCCAGAACTTCCGTTTACTAAAAGGTTTGGAAATCTTGCAGGCAGGACTTCCGGTTCCGTTAAACTTTCGTCAAAGTTTGGTCTAAAATCAACAGTATCTTTTTCTATGTCTTTTAAAAGTTCCATTGAGATTTTCGCAAGTCTTGCTTCGGTGTATCTCATTGCAGCGGCACTGTCGCCGTCTATAGAGCCAAAGTTTCCCTGACCATCTATCAGGGGATACCTCATGGAAAAGTCCTGTGCCATTCTTACGAGCGCATCATAGACAGCGCTATCGCCGTGGGGGTGAAATTTACCAAGACATTCGCCAACGATTCTTGCACTTTTTTTGTAAGGTTTTTCAGGATATAGGTTGAGCTGGTACATGGAATAGAGTATTCTGCGGTGAACTGGTTTTAATCCGTCTCTTACGTCCGGAAGAGCCCTTCCTACGATTACGCTCATTGCGTAATCTAGGTAAGATTGCCGCATTTCTTCTTCTATAGGAATAGGAATAATCTGTTCCATTTTTTGAATTGCCTCCTGAATTAAAACGTAAGGAAAGTTTGCAGATACTTATTTTATCACAGAAACTTCAGCTTAATTTACACACCTTGTTTCGTCCCGATTCTTTCGCCATGTATAGAGCTTTATCTGCTCTTGCCAGGAGAGTATCTACGGTGTCTCCGTATTTATACTCTGCCACTCCAAGAGATATTGTTATTTTTCTGTCTATTGGGAATGTGTGATTTTCTATTAGTTTTCTCAATTTTTCAGCAAATTTTACACCGCCTGTTATGTCTGTTTCTGGAAGAATAATTAAAAATTCTTCACCCCCGTATCTCCCGAAGATGTCTGGTCTTCTTATATTCTTCTTAATTATTTGAACTATTTCTCTTAGAATTTTATCTCCCATTAGATGTCCGTATGTATCATTTACTTCTTTGAAAAGATCTACATCAAAAATAATTACGGAGAGGGGATTGCCGTATCTTTGTGTTCTAATTATCTCTTTTTCCAGTTCTTCTAAGATTTTCCTTCTGTTGTATATGCCGGTTAGACCGTCTGTATCAGCCAGTTTTTTGATTTCTCTGTTTTTCTTTTCCAGCTCTTTCATAACAGTGTTGGCAAGGTGGATGAGCATTTCTATTATCACATGTTGAATATCACTTTCTGTTTTCTGGTGATATAGACAGAATTTTTTAAAGTTTCTGCCTTTTCTTTTTTCATCTTTGTATTTTATTCCTATGGCTGTTAGGGTGTGGTTCAATAGTATCGGTTTTTTTCTTCCAAATATTTCTCCGAATACAAATCCGCCGGTTGTTTCTCCTATGGATTCAAATGGAGATATTTCTATAAGTGTTTTTCTTCCGAGAAAGCTTTTTCTGCCAAGACATGAAAAAAGTATTACTTTATCAGGAGAGAATTTTGTCATTTGCCACCATAGGTTCCGTGATGCAAGGAGAATTTTTCTTTCGCCTCCCACTCCGAAATAGGCATATTCGCCTTCACGGAAATTTCCGGTGTAAGACATTGATTCGTCCTCGTTTATTCTTATACAGGCTCTTGCAACAAGGGTGCCCATTCTCCTTACCATAAGGGGAAAACATAGTGTA
The sequence above is a segment of the Desulfurobacterium indicum genome. Coding sequences within it:
- a CDS encoding peroxiredoxin translates to MALVGQKAPEFELQAYDPTTDSYTSVKLADYVPNNDGKFLIVCFYPADFTFVUPTELAAVAAMHEEIKKRGAEVIAISTDTVFSHQIFCKVEPLMKDVKFLLAADPTGETARKYGVYMEDAGIARRGRFIINPDGVIVAEEVLNPPVGRSVKELLRQLDAWKYVYEHPDEACPANWRPGKTTLKPGPDIAGNVGSVVTIDEILSE
- a CDS encoding cytochrome ubiquinol oxidase subunit I: MDFLLTLSRLQFAMTAFFHFIFVPLTLGLSTLIAIMLTIYYKTGNETYKEMAKFWTKLFAINFAIGVATGIVHEFEFGMNWSVYSRFVGDIFGAPLAFEGLMAFFLESTFIGILIFGWDRVPQKVHLLAAWLTAIGSNISAFWILVANGWMQHPVGSKLVEGLAGKKAVLTNFASIVLNPVADTKFMHTITAGFILSAIFVLSISAYHLLKGNNIDLFKKSAFIAIVFGLMASVAEMGIGHVHTIEVAKVQPTKIAAAEALWETKKGPAIAIAAWADQKGQRNVFEIPSIPGSLSMMLYNSPSAEVKGLKDLQKEFEKVWGPGNYIPPVNITFWSFHLMIYLGMFFVLLFAVGLLKFKNLENSKTYLKIALFSLPLPYIANWLGWAMAEVGRQPWIVYPLNWKDNTSVALKTAEAVSKITNFEILTSYVIFLVIFTGLAIADFYLLAKYASKAPENH
- the cydB gene encoding cytochrome d ubiquinol oxidase subunit II — translated: MNFDLQSIWFLLVGVLIIAYLVTDGFDFGVGILHPFIAKNDVERRTMLNSIGPVWDGNEVWLITAGAAVFAAFPELYAALFSSLYIALFVVLVALIMRACAFEFRSKEENPSWRNFWDWMVFFGSAAPALLVGVAIGNVLAGLPIINSLTRGDSLSGFVYAEKFPVSFLNLINPFTTHGLYGLIVGVTTFLFFTLHGVSWLLWKTEGTITERAKSVATKLWFAFVVFYVLCLGFGYTISFKIGDASKLSFLGLPQNLVEAIKPHINNGVIEHALFRSMPLEILMIIAAVVCAVLYFFFVQKSDGKRAFLFSALTVAFATLGAAIGAYPFMVPSSLGVENSITVYNAASSTLTLTVMLIAALIFVPIVIAYQVWAYRIFLFKISPESLERELKAEGEEAELY
- the serS gene encoding serine--tRNA ligase gives rise to the protein MLDIKEIRKNPEKIKEKLSLRNPELSKKLDALLKIDRKRREIITELESLKALRNKLSKEIGTLYREKKIDEANLKKKQAEEASAKSKELEEVLKNVEAEFNKLILAIPNIPHETVPVGKDETENVTVRYWGEKPEFDFEPVPHWNIAEKLDILDFERATKLAGSRFVIYKNWGAKLERALINFMLDLHTEEHGYEEIIPPFMVNTKTLIGTGQLPKFAEDLYKIEGEDLWLIPTAEVPLTNIHAGEILPEKELPKYYTAYTPCFRKEAGSHGKDVRGIMRLHQFNKVELVKIVHPDESYKELEKLVNEAEKVLQLLNLHYRVVALCTGDLGFSAAKTYDIEVWIPSQNRYREISSCSNCEDFQARRAMIKFRDKEGKTRFVHTLNGSGLAVGRTVIAILEQYQQKDGSVIIPDVLRKYLKKDVIEP
- the gyrA gene encoding DNA gyrase subunit A; the protein is MEQIIPIPIEEEMRQSYLDYAMSVIVGRALPDVRDGLKPVHRRILYSMYQLNLYPEKPYKKSARIVGECLGKFHPHGDSAVYDALVRMAQDFSMRYPLIDGQGNFGSIDGDSAAAMRYTEARLAKISMELLKDIEKDTVDFRPNFDESLTEPEVLPARFPNLLVNGSSGIAVGMATNIPPHNLTEVCQAIKYLVDHENTTIDELLKFVKGPDFPTGAEIINPEAIKRIYQTGRGSVTLRAKHTIEELKKRTAIIITELPYQVNKASLIKHIAELVKEKKIEGIADIRDESDREGIRVVIELKRDSTPEVVLNKLYKFTPIQTNFNFNMIALVNGQPKLLNLKTYLTEFIKFRREVILRRTAYELRKAEARLHILEGLRIALENIDRIVAIVKGAENPEVARNELQKEFGLSEKQAKAILDMKLQRLTGLEREKIEEEYAKLKKDIEYYHFVIESDEEQKRLIKEDMDDIIKHYGDERKTKIVSKDAEIDIESMIEDEEVVIFLTHKGFVKRVSASTYRTQGRSGTGIKGIKTREDDFVKEIITASSLDYLLVFTNRGRVYWLKAYEIPKSERATRGQSIRSLLQGLSGNENVSKIIPVKDFNENLDLFFVTVKGYVKRTKLSDFSHPRSTGITAINMEPGDRLIYIGTVSEKDNVILISRKGRAIRFHVQDVRQMGRAARGVRGMLLDKDDDAVVAATVIHPDDRYLLIVTEKGYGKRVLISEFPIQRRGGKGVIAAKLNEKTGKIADAITLKDDENIVIVSKKGKVIKINAGSISIIGRHTRGVRVQRLSDDDSVVAVSKVEEEVENA
- a CDS encoding sensor domain-containing diguanylate cyclase, which translates into the protein MSNGKGILVFANKYSKEEIKNLISKLDNYDFICGMTTAASIEGSTILNESVKSVFPLKSLEYLLIEENNLSKEHATKTATKLKSFKPKAIITLVSDLDGNIEEYLNQFGRIYPEAPMVGGVASNPKGFVNTFVFTKNRVISEGIVFLAIKGESIETFRDYAFGWKHLEKKFKITKAFKNRIYEIEDKPVIEFYRHYLGDMFLKNLEAVTLCFPLMVRRMGTLVARACIRINEDESMSYTGNFREGEYAYFGVGGERKILLASRNLWWQMTKFSPDKVILFSCLGRKSFLGRKTLIEISPFESIGETTGGFVFGEIFGRKKPILLNHTLTAIGIKYKDEKRKGRNFKKFCLYHQKTESDIQHVIIEMLIHLANTVMKELEKKNREIKKLADTDGLTGIYNRRKILEELEKEIIRTQRYGNPLSVIIFDVDLFKEVNDTYGHLMGDKILREIVQIIKKNIRRPDIFGRYGGEEFLIILPETDITGGVKFAEKLRKLIENHTFPIDRKITISLGVAEYKYGDTVDTLLARADKALYMAKESGRNKVCKLS